GAGTCAGCCCGGGAATTAATAGGCGCAGGGGAAGATCTTGGGAAACACGAAAGCCTCTTCAGACACGTAAGGACTAAGTGGGGTGAAATGCTTGAGCTTGATACGAACTCATAGAATATCAATGCAAGAGTTTTTGATCGTTTTCCATTATGCGGCGCGGTGATCTCTGGAGGGTTCCACAAGTCTATAATACGGTATCTAAAGATGGTAGGTGGGCAATCTGCTCGCCCTTTTCGCGTTCGGCGAGCCTTAATTCGTAGAGCTTCTGGAGATTAAGCCAGAATTCTCCAGATGTTCCAAAATAATGGCCTAACCGTAATGCGGTGTCACCAGTAATTGCGCGACGGCCGTTTAGAATTTCCGTGATATGCGTCGCCGGGACGTCAATTTGGCGGGCTAACTCGGCCGCACTCATATCAAGGGCCTCCAGATCTTCACGCAGGGTTTCACCTGGATGGATAGGGCTACGAGTCATGGTTTATCTCCTCAATGATAATCAACAATCTCAACATTAACCGGGCCGGGCCAAGTCACGGATGCTAAGCGCTGCGTCGAGTTGGTCCAGTTTTCGCGAGGCAGCTTGCTCAAATCCAGAGAAAGCTGCAACCCTGCGCCCACGGTAGAAAGCTTCCGTCCTTTTGTCTTTGAAGCCAGCGATCATTGTGCCTTAGATGCGGCCTATTACGATGTTAAGTTAAACATGTGTTAGTCGGTCACTTCCTTGCCCAACTCTGCTAACACAAGTCGGATTATACGTTTTCTGGGTCTTAACTTCAATTGATCGGAGGGGGGGGGTCAAAACCTGTCAAACGGGGATATTTTCCACCTCAGGTGCCAAGGCCGAATCCAAATGACCCCTCGTCTCATCCTTCAATGAGAAGGGTCTCTGGATCTTCAATAAGTTCCTTTACCTTTACGAGGAACTGCACGGCTTCCTTTCCGTCAACTATCCTGTGGTCGTAGCTGAGTGCCGTGTACATCATCGGTTTTATCACTATGTCCCCGTTAACCGCCACGGGCCTTTCCTCTATCTTGTGAAGTCCAAGTATCGCGACTTGGGGCGGATTCAGTATAGGGGTGCTCATCAGCGAACCGTACACCCCTCCGTTTGTTATGGTGAAAGTCCCGCCGAAGATTTCATCGAGCGAAAGCGTGTTTGTGTTTGCCTTTTCGGCTAGTTCCCTGACTTCTTTTTCTATCTGTGCGAAGGTTTTTCTGTCAGCCTCCCTTATGACGGGAACAACAAGTCCTCCCTCGGCCCCTACGGCTATTCCGATATCGTAGTAATTTTTATAGACTATTTCATCTTCCTGGATCTCGGCATTTATCTCAGGAAACAACCTGAGCGCTCCAATGGAGGCTTTTATGAAAAAGGAGGAAAAACCGAGACTCACTCCGTATTTTTCCCGGAAAGCGTCTTTTTTTCTCGATCGAAGCTCCATTACGTTAGACATGTCGATTTCATTAAAAGTGGAAAGTATGGCGGCTGTCTGCTGAGCTTCCACGAGACGTCTTGCTATGGTCCTGCGACGTCTCGACATTTTCATTCTCTTCTCCTTGTTTGCGGTAAGCTGTGAGAGGGACGGGAAAATATCCGGCGATACCGGGGTTTCGGAAACTTCCTCCTCCGGGGGGGCTTCTTGCGGGATTTCCCCTCCGGTTCTCTGTGACTCAAGGTGCCTTTCCACATCTTCTTTCGTGATTCTGTTTCCCTCGGGTACGATCTGGGAGAGGTCGACTTCGTTCTGCTCGGCGATATTTCTCGCGACGGGAGTCACTCTGGTCTCGGGTTCTTCTTCAGGCTGCTTTTCTTGGGGAGTTCCTTCGGTTTGGGGTTGGGGTGAGGCTTCAGTTTTCTTAGGAGATTCTTCTGCACCGCTTCTTGTATCCTTTTTGCTTTCGGATACTTCAATGGTTCCTAGGATGTCTCCTACTTCGACATCCTCGTCTGCTTTTTTCGCTATTGACGCCAAGATTCCCGTTGCTTCGGCGGCGACTTCGAAGTTAGCTTTCTCGGTCTCAAGCTCAACAACGGTTTCCCCGAGTCTTACCGTGTCTCCCTGTTGCTTGGTCCACTTGATTATTGTTGCTTCTATTACGGAATCCCCCAAGTGGGGAACGACGATGTTCTTGGCCATTTTCTCCCTCGCTTGCGCCTTTGTCTCAGATATCTCTGTGCCAGGTTATCCCGCTTTCCTCATTTCCTTCCACTACTTTGTCTATGCTGAACGCCTGCTTTATAAGCAACCCCTGATTGTATTTGTGCATGGAGGAAAGTCCTTCGGAGGGGCTTGAGTAGCGCTTTCTTCCTATATAGCTGAGTGGAAACCGTTTCTTGATGATTTTTCTTTTGAAAAAAGGCAGCATGTATTTCCAGGCTCCCGCGTTCTGGGGTTCTTCCTGTACCCAGACCACCTCTTCAAGTTTACCATACCTCTCCAAAACGGCGCTTGCCTCTTCCTTGGGTCTCGGGTAAAGCTGCTCGATTCTGGCTATGGCAACATCAGGCGATTTGGCTCTGAGTTCACTTGAGATGAGGTCAACGTATACCTTGCCGCTGCAGAATATCAGCCTTCTTACTTTTTTTGTCTGTCTGGTGGTCATCGGATCGTC
The nucleotide sequence above comes from Candidatus Dadabacteria bacterium. Encoded proteins:
- a CDS encoding HigA family addiction module antidote protein yields the protein MTRSPIHPGETLREDLEALDMSAAELARQIDVPATHITEILNGRRAITGDTALRLGHYFGTSGEFWLNLQKLYELRLAEREKGEQIAHLPSLDTVL
- the odhB gene encoding 2-oxoglutarate dehydrogenase complex dihydrolipoyllysine-residue succinyltransferase, with the translated sequence MAKNIVVPHLGDSVIEATIIKWTKQQGDTVRLGETVVELETEKANFEVAAEATGILASIAKKADEDVEVGDILGTIEVSESKKDTRSGAEESPKKTEASPQPQTEGTPQEKQPEEEPETRVTPVARNIAEQNEVDLSQIVPEGNRITKEDVERHLESQRTGGEIPQEAPPEEEVSETPVSPDIFPSLSQLTANKEKRMKMSRRRRTIARRLVEAQQTAAILSTFNEIDMSNVMELRSRKKDAFREKYGVSLGFSSFFIKASIGALRLFPEINAEIQEDEIVYKNYYDIGIAVGAEGGLVVPVIREADRKTFAQIEKEVRELAEKANTNTLSLDEIFGGTFTITNGGVYGSLMSTPILNPPQVAILGLHKIEERPVAVNGDIVIKPMMYTALSYDHRIVDGKEAVQFLVKVKELIEDPETLLIEG